A DNA window from Setaria viridis chromosome 2, Setaria_viridis_v4.0, whole genome shotgun sequence contains the following coding sequences:
- the LOC117842648 gene encoding putative alpha-L-fucosidase 1 — translation MAAGPLLSLAAAALAVAILVPTPEAWRPTTPATPPPLPVLPIPSAAQLRWQRREVIMFFHFGMNTFTDSEWGTGSEDPSLFRPEALDAAQWMDAARAAGASLAILVAKHHDGFCLWPSAYTAHSVRASPWRAGRGDVVREFVGAARARGVDAGIYLSPWDRHDERYGDEVAYNEYYEAQLHELLTGYGSVSEIWFDGAKGKNATNMTYHFQEWFQTVKQLQRSINIFSDDGPDVRWVGDEKGFAGTTCWSTVNRSMITIGEAGIEKYLNEGDPRGPDWVPPECDVSIRPGWFWHRNETAKPLSQLLEIYYNSVGRNCVLLLNAPPNSTGLVEDADVARLREFGAAVATIFGTDLAAGSAARASSERGGPGGGFAARNVLDGCDDTYWAPTAEDGRRNGYWIELRRPPEAANRPFNVVRIQEHVALGQRVERHEVYVDGAPVANGTTVGHKRLHRLPRAVAGRAVRIWITARRGPPLLSAVGLHHDPFVEAGAM, via the exons ATGGCGGCAGGTCCACTACTATccctggccgccgcggcgctggccGTCGCCATCCTCGTCCCCACCCCCGAGGCGTGGCGcccgacgacgccggcgacgcccccgccgctgccggttCTGCCGATCCCGTCGGCGGCGCAGCTCaggtggcagcggcgggaggTGATCATGTTCTTCCACTTCGGCATGAACACGTTCACGGACTCCGAGTGGGGCACGGGGTCGGAGGACCCGTCCCTGTTCCGCCCGGAGGCGCTCGACGCCGCCCAGTGGATggacgcggcgcgcgcggcgggggcgTCGCTCGCGATCCTCGTCGCCAAGCACCACGACGGGTTCTGCCTCTGGCCGTCCGCGTACACGGCGCACTCCGTGCGCGCCAGCCCCTggcgcgccgggcgcggcgacgTGGTGAGGGAGTTCGtgggcgccgcccgcgcgcgcggcgtcgaCGCGGGGATCTACCTCTCGCCGTGGGACCGCCACGACGAGCGGTACGGCGACGAGGTCGCGTACAACGAGTACTACGAGGCCCAGCTCCACGAGCTCCTCACCGG GTACGGGAGCGTGTCGGAGATTTGGTTCGACGGCGCCAAGGGCAAGAACGCGACCAACATGACGTACCACTTCCAGGAGTGGTTCCAGACGGTGAAGCAGCTGCAGCGCTCCATCAACATCTTCTCCGACGACGGGCCCGACGTGCGGTGGGTCGGCGACGAGAAGGGCTTCGCCGGAACCACCTGCTGGTCCACCGTCAACCGCTCCATGATCACCATCGGCGAGGCCGGCATCGAGAA GTACCTGAACGAGGGCGACCCGCGGGGGCCTGACTGGGTGCCGCCGGAGTGCGACGTGTCGATCCGTCCGGGCTGGTTCTGGCACAGGAACGAGACGGCCAAACCGTTGAGCCAGCTGCTGGAGATCTACTACAACTCCGTCGGCCGGAACTGCGTGCTCCTGCTGAACGCACCGCCCAACTCCACGGGCCTGGTCGAGGACGCCGACGTCGCGCGGCTGCGCGAGTTCGGTGCCGCCGTGGCCACCATCTTCGGCACGGACCTCGCGGCGGGCAGCGCGGCCAGGGCCAGCAGCGAGCGCGGCGGTCCGGGCGGCGGGTTCGCCGCCCGCAACGTGCTCGACGGCTGCGACGACACGTACTGGGCGCCGACGGCGGAGGACGGGCGCCGGAACGGGTACTGGATCGAGCTCCGGCGGCCGCCAGAGGCGGCTAACAGGCCGTTCAACGTGGTGCGGATCCAGGAGCACGTCGCGCTGGGGCAGCGCGTGGAGCGGCACGAGGTGTACGTGGACGGCGCGCCCGTGGCGAACGGCACCACGGTCGGGCACAAGCGGCTACACCGGCTGCCCCGCGCCGTCGCGGGGCGGGCGGTGAGGATCTGGATCACGGCGCGGCGTGGCCCGCCGCTGCTGTCGGCGGTGGGGCTCCACCACGACCCCTTCGTCGAGGCGGGCGCGATGTGA
- the LOC117843198 gene encoding 3-ketoacyl-CoA synthase 4 — MDVAHRDHLLAAARRAFGAAVLVLCLLAELLVFALRHPAALQLVPACAMLLLLLWRSSGRAAAASGVELVDFACLRPPRRLRIPIPALLEHLRLIGCFDEPSVEFMSRVIGASGMGDETYFPPSLHRIPPSATHADALAEARAMFVPTLDALFARTGVPPSAVGALVVNCSGFCPAPSLAALIAGHYRMRADVRALNLSGMGCAAGVVGVDVARAALGAHAVDYAVVLSAEIVTVGWYGGRDRRKLLLNCFFRTGCAAALLTGAGSAVSVPAKYRLVALARTNRTADDRSYTSAVREEDAEGITGFSIGRGLGGVARDLLRAHLLELGPAILPWHEKLRYAATLLLFRRQQKRPKKLTDDDGGGNNNGPRPSFLTAASHFCLPSSGMPMIRRLAEGLGLGELEAEAALMTFHRFGNQSASSLWYQLAYHEAKGRVRRGDRVWQLGMGSGPKANSVVWERVGGDTDAAAADDGPWADCIHRFPIRES, encoded by the coding sequence ATGGACGTGGCGCACAGGGAtcacctcctcgccgcggcgcgccgcgcgtTCGGCGCCGCGGTCCTGGTCCTCTGCCTCCTCGCCGAGCTCCTCGTCTTCGCGCTCAGGCACCCCGCGGCGCTGCAGCTCGTCCCGGCCTGcgcgatgctgctgctgctgctgtggcgGTCCAGcgggcgcgccgcggcggcgtcgggcgtgGAGCTGGTGGACTTCGCATGCCTAAGGCCGCCCCGGCGGCTGCGGATCCCGATCCCGGCGCTCCTCGAGCACCTCCGCCTCATCGGCTGCTTCGACGAGCCCAGCGTCGAGTTCATGTCCCGGGTCATCGGGGCCTCCGGGATGGGGGACGAGACCTACTTCCCGCCGTCCCTGCACCGCATCCCGCCGTCGGCGACGCACGCCGACGCCCTGGCCGAGGCGCGCGCCATGTTCGTGCCCACGCTCGACGCGCTCTTCGCCAGGACGGGCGTGCCGCCGTCGGCCGTGGGCGCGCTCGTCGTCAACTGCAGCGGGTTCTGCCCGGCGCCCTCGCTCGCCGCGCTTATCGCGGGGCACTACCGCATGCGGGCCGACGTCAGGGCGCTCAACCTCTCCGGCATGGGCTGCGCGGCTGGCGTCGTCGGGGTGGACGTCGCGCGGGCCGCGTTGGGGGCGCACGCCGTCGACTACGCCGTCGTCCTCAGCGCCGAGATCGTCACGGTGGGGTGGTACGGTGGGCGGGACCGCCGCAAGCTCCTCCTCAACTGCTTCTTCCGCAccggctgcgccgccgcgctgctgaCGGGAGCTGGCTCCGCCGTCTCGGTGCCGGCAAAGTACCGGCTCGTCGCGCTGGCGCGGACGAACCGGACGGCAGACGACCGCAGCTACACGTCCGCagtgcgggaggaggacgcggaggGCATCACCGGGTTCTCCATCGGCCGTGGGCTCGGCGGCGTGGCGCGCGACCTCCTGCGCGCCCACCTCCTCGAGCTCGGCCCCGCCATCCTCCCGTGGCACGAGAAGCTGCGCTACGCCGCGACGCTGCTGCTGTTCCGGCGCCAGCAGAAGCGCCCCAAGAAACTCACtgatgacgacggcggcggtaaCAACAATGGCCCAAGGCCAAGCTTCTTAACCGCGGCGAGCCACTTCTGCCTGCCGTCGTCAGGGATGCCGATGATCCGGAGGCTGGCGGAagggctcgggctcggggagctcgaggcggaggcggcgctgaTGACGTTCCACCGGTTCGGCAACCAGTCGGCGTCGTCGCTGTGGTACCAGCTCGCGTACCACGAGGCGAAGGGGAGGGTCCGGCGCGGCGACCGGGTGTGGCAGCTCGGGATGGGGAGCGGGCCGAAGGCCAACAGCGTGGTGTGGGAGCGCGTCGGCGGAGACACAGACGCCGCGGCCGCAGACGACGGCCCCTGGGCCGACTGCATCCACCGCTTCCCCATCAGAGAATCGTAG